TTCCAAGGAGCATTTTTTTCCCAATCTCCTGCCATAATACAACCGTAAGGCATTACTTCATCAATAACTTCACCTAATCCAAACTCTTCCATTTGATTTCTTACAGTTTCTGCATTTTTATAAGCAGATGGTAACTCAGTAATATCAATTTCATCAGAAAAGAAACGTACATCTAAACCTTTAGTTTCCTGTTCAAAGATTTCTTGAAAAGTTCCTGTCTTACTTTTCCTATGTTGCGTTCTACTGATATTTCTACCTGCTCCATGCGGAGCAAAACCTAAATTTGTATTTGTTGTTTTCCCTTCAACAATTAAAACAGGCTCGCTCATATTTAAAGGAATTAATCTTGGACCAGTAATATCTGGCATAAATTTAGGATCTAATGGTGTTGCTCCTTTAGCATGGTAAAATAAATCTCCATCTTTAAAAACAAAATTATGTTCGTTCCAGAATCTATTTTCCTTTTCAACACCTAACTTATTTAAAGTTGCATCGTGCAAAACCTCATGATTCTTTTTTGTCCATTTTCTTATAATTTGTAAAGCTTCCCAGTAAGCTTTACCTTCTTCTGTTTCATACGGAATCCAAGCATTTTGTTTTAAAGTTTGAGGTGATATTTCTTTTCTAAATCGTTCGGCAACTTTCATTCCTTTAGTATATAAATTAGCACCAAATCCCCTACTACCATGATGCGTAACTAACATGGTATTATCTGTTTTTTTAGATTTTCCTACAAATAAAAAATGATTACCATCACCTTGAGTTCCTAGATGAGAACGAGCAGCTGAAATACTTTTTTGATCATTTAAGAATACATTATTTTCAATCTCTTTTAATAAATCAGAAGGAAATCTAAACTGATCTTCTCTAGAACGTCCTCCAAAACCAAAATGAGTTACACTATGCGCAGCATCTAAAACATCTTTAGGATTAGCATTACCAAAATCTGTTAACATTACTGAACAACAAATATCTGCGCTATGCATTCCAGGATGAATTGCATTTTTTGCAACAGCAACACCGCCAACTGGAATATTTCCTGATGGTCCTGTTGGACAAGCATCTGGCATAATGGCTCCATCAACTAATGTTGGAGTTTTCATTAGAACTTCCATAGTATCAATTACCTTAGCTACATTCTCGGTTTCTAAATTATTTTCAGCTTTAATGTTTATACTAAAGTTTGCATGATTTTCTAATAATGGAATTTCTGGGCCTGGTCTATACTGTTCTAAATACTCCATAATTTCCTCATTACTTAAATCTTTAGAATTAACATACTCTAAAGCTTCCGGAAACCATTTTCCAGATTTAAATCCCATTTCAATTAATGTTTTTCCTGTAATTTTCATTTTCTAGTTTTTAAATTATTATACTTTTCTTTTTGAGCATTTCCCACTCAGACGTTTTTCTTAATCACAAAACAAAACTGCAACTCTATTACGCAATGTTTTTGCGTAACAAAAAATAATTATAAAAAAAATTGAAATTTATATTGGATTCGAAAAGTCTATAAACAAAAAAAGTGCTGATTAGCACTACTTAGATGGCAAGATTTCTGTTACTATACCATACACATTTTTCGTCCATCCGTTAAGATGTCCACGATTATTACCTATTAGTAATCCTCGTTTTTCATTTTTACCTTTTACTAAATGCGTAAAACAATTTCCTCGTACTTTACAGAAAACTATATCACCTTCTTCACAATTTTGCCATTGTACTGGCTTTAAAACAACGGGTTGTCTTGATTTTAAAATGGGTAACATTGAGTTTCCTGGTTCTTTAGAGATAATTGTTTCTCCATTCAATAGCTTTTGAATTTTCCAATTCATAATTATTTGTATTTAAATTAAACATTAATTCAAAGACTATTGCTGAACGAAAAGTAAAGAACGAATAACTTTAACCGTTTAAAATCAATGTAAAATTAGTTTATATTTTTGTAATACAAACTATTTAATTGAAAAAATTGACTTTAAAAGAACGTTTTACCCAACTGTTATCACTTTATTCTCAAGATAATGAACTCATTTCTTCATTATGGAATGAGCTTGAAAAACACTACAAAGAAAAGCATCGCACCTATCATAATTTAAAGCATTTAGAGGAAATCTTCTCTTATTTTGATCGTTATAAAGATGAATTAAAAGATTCGAATTTAGTTTCTTTTTCTATCTTTTATCATGATGTAGTTTATAATATCTGGAAAAAAGATAACGAAGAAAAAAGTGCTGATTTTGCTGTAGATCGACTTCGAAAACTACTTTCAAAAGATGATTTAAACATCATTTTTAATCAAATTATAGCCACTAAAACTCATGAAGGTTCAGATAATGATACTCGTTTTTTAATCGATTTTGATTTAGCTATTTTAGGTCAATCTTCAGAAATATATCAGCAATATGCTAAACTTATTCGTAAAGAATATAAACTCGTTCCAGATATTTTATATAAAAATGGAAGAAAAAAAGTATTGCATCATTTTATAGATAAACCTTTCATTTACAAGACCAATACTTTTACTGATCGTTATGAAAAACAGGCGAAATTCAATTTAAAAACAGAATTAAACACATTATAATATGGCATCAAATAAAAATGCTCTTATTCGATATAAAACTATAGATCAATGTTTACGAAATACCATGCGTAAATGGACTTTAAATGATCTGATTGATGCTTGTTCTGATGCTTTATATGAGTATGAAGGTAAAGATGTTTATGTAAGTAAAAGAACTGTTCAGCTCGATATTCAAATGATGCGTAGTGATAAATTGGGTTACAATGCTCCAATAGAAGTTTATCAACGAAAATATTATCGTTATGCAGAAGAAGGTTATTCTATTATGAATATTCCTGTCACTGAAAATGATGTAAAAGTAATGAACAATGCGATTCAGGTTTTACGTCAATTTAAAGATTTTTCTCTGTTTAGAGAAATGGATGGAGTTTTACAACGTTTAGAAGATTCTGTATACTCTTCACAAGAAAATAATCGTGCTATTATTCATTTAGATAAAAATGAACAATTAAAAGGTTTGCAACTTATAGATCCATTATACAGTGCAATTCAAAAGAAGAAAGTTTTAGAAATCACATATAAGTCATTTAAAGCTAGACAAGAAAATATTCTTACTGTTCATCCGCAGCTTTTAAAAGAGTTTAATAATCGATGGTTTTTAATAGTGTATCATAAAACTGATTTTATGAATTTAGCTCTTGATCGTATTATAAAAATTGAAGAGAAAGATGAACTTGAATACATAGATAAAGCTGTTAATGGTGATGAATATTTTAAAAATGTAATTGGCGTTACTGTTTCTAATTCTAGACCAAAACGTATCGAATTTTGGATTGAAAAACGCTTAGCTCCTTACGTAATTACCAAACCTTTTCACCATACTCAACGTTTAATCAAAGAAACTGAAGATGGTTTCATATTTAATATTTTAGTTCAAATAAACTTTGAATTAGAACGTGTAATTTTAGGTTATGGAGAATCTATTAAAGTACTAAAACCAGAAAAATTAAGAGACAAAATTAGTAAACAATTAGGGCGAGCTTACAATAATTATAAATCGGTTAATTCGGATGATTAAGCAAATTTTTTTCTCACTATTTCAATTATCAAAAATTGAATAGGTTTAAGCGCTTTTGTCATTCAAAAAATTCTTGTCCATTATTATCAATATAAAGTATTTTTCCGTCATGGAAAAGCTGAGCTATTTCTAGAAGTGAAATATAATCTGAAGCAGTAGAAGCTGCTTTACTTATTCGGTCATAAATACATTGTGTTGTTTCTTTACCAGATTCAACATTAAAAATTCCAACTTTTCCTGCTTTAGTGACCACATAATATCCATTATTTTCGGGTTCTATTTCATCATAGATAGCGGGTGAAATTTCTTTACCTTTTTTATTTAGAAAACCGAGTTTTTTATCCTTCCTAAAAATAAAAATCATTACATGGTCTTTTGAAGAAATAGGATTTATGTTATCATAAACTATTTCGGTATTTGCTAATCCTCTAACTGATTTTAGCCCATACTTATCTCCTTTTTGAACAACAGCTATATCATTTACAAAACTGAGAATACGATCATAATGAATAGGTATTACTATTTCCCCTTTTGCATTTATAACTCCCCATTTTGATCCTTTTGATACAGATAAGTAACCTTTATCAAAATTATGACGATCATAACGATATAACCGGAAACTGTACGAAGCTAGCGTTTCGATCTCATCAAAAATAAACTCTGTTTGTTTTTTACCTTTATTAGAAATCAGTCCCCATTTATTTTTGTGTTTAGCTACTAATATATCTTTATGTAAAAAATAAATCTTTTCATATTGTGCTTCCAAAATTTCTTTTCCATCTACAGAAACGATTCCCCAAAAACCATTACTCTGGAAAAGAGCAACATCATTATAAACCCCTTCAAGATCATCGTACTTTGTTTCTATTTTTATATTTCCTTGTTTATCAATAAGTCCATATTTCCCATTTTGTTTTACAACACCAAACCCTCCATAAAAAGAACTATTATCTTCATATTCAATTTTTCCAATTACTTTACCAGTTGTATCTATATAACCATATAGACTATTTTCATCATCAGAAGTATTTTTCTCTACCTGAGCTAAACCATCACTAAAATCTTTTACTCTTTTATATTCAAAATCTGTTAACTGCTTTCCTTTTATAGTAAATAATCCTTTTTTTCTTCCTTTGTATACCACATACAAATTTTCTTTCTTATATTCAATATATTCATAATCAACTGGTATAATAATCTTACCATTGAGATTAGCAATTCCTTTTTTTCCTTGTAAATCTTCAAGTTCAAAATTTCCATATCTATATATAATATCATCATATTTCAAAGGAAGAATCACTTCTCTATTTAAATTCACTATTCCCCATACTATTTCGCCTTCATATTCTTTACTTATCTTAAATAAGTTAGTAGTAATTGATGATTTATAAAATGGATCAAAAGGAATTATTATGTCTCCTGATGTATTTATAATTCCACGATTTCCATTAATAGTAACTATACTATATCCATTACCAAAAAGACCTGCACGATCATATTGTGGTTTAATAATAATATTTTTGTTTCTATCACAAAAACCATATTTATCTCCTTTTCTATAGGGGATCAATTGTTCGTGTTGATTTAAAATATTGTCTCCCATCTTGATATTTATCTCTTTTGTTTTTGTTGTACATGAAAAAGTAACAAAAAACAAGCAACTATAAATCGTATTTTTAATCATTATTTCTTTGTGATACAAATAATTGTTTCTTAGTAGTGAAATATACTTTTTTTTCTGATTTGTAATCAAGTATCCCTCGTTTTTTGAAAAAGTCTAATATTATATTAGCTAATCAATATTTCTAAAAATACTCATTCACTGCAACTTGTACACATTATTTTTTTAAAATTTTTAAAGTTTTTAAGGCTATAAATCACTCAAAACTTTATTGAAATCAACACTTTGTAGAGATGATATTCAATTTCCCAAGGTATAATTAATTCAAAGTATAGAATTTGAATAACTGTGAATCCATAATAATTCTTAAGCCTTAAAGGTTACATAAAAAAGTTAAATCAAAAAGGAATTACTTCTGTTTTGGTTGATATTAGTCTTCCTAAGCAATTGGTTATAAATATAAAAACAACTCAAAGTACGTAGTTTTCCGCAACAGAAATAGTACAAATAAAGAAATTAATCAATACTTTTAAATGATTAATTATTAAAAACCACATAAGCGTTAAGACTTGTAGCAATAGTCATCCAAACTAAATACGGTATAATTAAAATCGTATAATATTTTAACTGTTTTATATGCTTAAAAGTGATGTAACCAATCAAAAGCCACAATAAAGTGATACTTATTAAACCTAATACGGTGTAATGTTTATTGAAAAAAAGTAAATTCCATATTACGTTTAGAAACCATTGAACAGCGTATAAAACGATCAATTTCTTGTCAAAACTTTCATAAATGTAACTTACTTTAGTCATATAAAAAGCAAACAATAACATTATGGTTGTCCAAGCTGCACCAAAAACCCAATTCGCTGGAGTCCATGGTGCTTTATTTAAGTTTTGATACCAGTCTGTTCGTGGACCATCGTTCATTAATAAAACACCTACATAAAGTGCTAGAAAATTAACTATTAAAAAAATAATGAATCTGATGTATGATTTTTGCATTGATTTAGTTGATTTTGATAGAATCGATTATTAGCTTAAAATCTTCATCTTTTTTATTAGCAACTAAAAAAGCAATTTCTTTAATTTCTGTATGATTAAAATTTTGTCTGCGTAATCTGTTACCTCTGAAAATTGGATACAAACTATTTAAATCAATTTCTATAGTTTCCCAATCACCAGAAGTTGTAAAATTTTGAGTATACCAGTGTCGATCTGTTGGACTTGATTTTACTCTAAATTGATATGCTTTTCCGTCTCCTTTTAAACGAAGAATAACTTTTTTTGAGTTTTCATGTAAAGCTACAACTACCGTACTTTTGACCATCGCAAAACCACCGTTATTTTCTGTAGAAACATGACCAGAAAATACGCCTTTACCATTTTCATTTAACGCTATAGAAGAAGTTGAAATTCCTCCCATAACATCATCACTGGTTGTTTTCCAACTACTAATATCAGAAGATTGAGAAAAATCTACAACGGTTATAGTATCTTGGAAAGCAAACAACATAATGATAAAGGCTAAATATTTCATATTATAATTTTAAACTGACTATTCCTGCATCGATAGGGAAAACTTGACCAGAAATTGCAGAAGCATGATCTGATAACAAATAATTTGCTAAGCTTGCTACTTCTTCTGCTTTTAAGAATTTCTTTAGCGGATGTCTCATTTCCATATTTTCACGCTGTTTATCATTACGTAATAACTTTTCTGCTAAAGATGTATCTGTTACAGTTGGAGCAATACAATTAAATCTAACTTTAGTAGCAAATTCACCGGCTAAAGATTTTGTTAAACCTTCAACAGCAGATTTACTAGCTGCAACACTTGCATGGAAAGGCATTCCTAATTTGGTAGCAACAGTACTAAATAAAACTACGCTTCCGTTATTATTTTTAAGTGAGTTAATATACTTTTGAATCACTTTAACAGCTCCAATTACATTGATTTCAAAATCACTTCTAAAATCATCTAACTTTAGTCTTCCTATCGGTTTTAAGTTAATGCTTCCCGGGCAAAAAACCAAACCATTTATGTCTTCAGAAAGTTCAGGTAATTCGTCTTCTAAAATATCAATTGAATAGTGTGTTACATTTGCATGACTTGCAACTTCTGTTCTACTAAAATTAATTACTTTATGTGTTTCTTGTAAAGAAGTTACTATTGCATTACCAATTCCTTTACTTCCTCCTACAACTAAAATTGTTTTCATTTCTATTATTTTTTATGCAATGAACTCAGTTCATTGTTATCTTTTAGATACTTTATTATTTGATATATTTCTTTGTCTTGTACATTTAAACCTTCCTTTATCAAAAGGCCTTTTTGCTTGATGTTTAGTAGCTCTACCCTGCACTCTTTTTCTCCACATTCTAAAGCTAGAAGGCTTCATTTCTCTTCGCATTAAATCTATTACTTCTTGTTCTTTTAATCCGAATTGAAATTGAATAGCATCGAAAGTTGTACGATCTTCCCAAGCCATTTCTATAATTCTATCAATTTGTCTATCCGTCATAATAATCTAGATTTAAATATTCATTTTTATAATCAATCATTTTTGAAATGAATTTCTTATTCTCTGAATAATTCTTGTTTTTAAAAAATTTTATAAAACTTCCCTCCGCGTGAATACTGAAAAACGAGGAATTGTATATTACTAATTTGTAATAAGGAATACACCAAGAAAAACGTTCTAATCTGTTCGTGAAATGAACTAAAATTCCTTTCGGACGCATTTCTATGTTTCCATAATTTAATTCAGAAAACTGAACTTTATCTGATTTTAATTTTTGACTTACTTCAGCAATCATAAAACGACCAGAACCTACTCCATTCAGTTTAACTTTATTTAGTAAAGAGAATGGCTTTCCTAGTAATTCTCTACTATGCACTAAAAAGTCTTCATTTGTATATGTAGTATTAAATATCATTATTCATCTCTTAACATTCTACTTCTATTTGTAATCGTATGCTTACGTAAAATTCGTAAGCTTTCTCTTTTTACATCTCCATCTTTCAACATATTCCATAAGATATCACTGGCTTTTTTTCTATTTTCTTTGATATCTACTATCGGATTTGGATAATCTTTACCTAGAACACAGTTATTAAATTGTTGATCTAAATGTGTCATTAAGTAAGGCTCATGAATAAATGGAGTTGGTAAATGTGCTAATTCCGGAACCCATTTTTTAATAAAAATTGCATCTGGATCGTGATCGTGACTATTTTTCACAGGATTATAAATTCTTAGATTATTAATTCCTGTTTCTCCTGCTTGCATTTGCAGTTGAGGAAAATGAATTCCAGGCTCAAAATCTAGAAACTGACGTGATAAATGATGAGTTGCTTCTTGCCAAGGCTGCCATAAAATGTGTGTAAAAAAAGACACTAACATGGCACGCATTCTGAAATTGATAAATCCTGTTTTATTTAAACAACGCATAGAAGCATCAACTAAAGGGAAACCTGTATTTCCTTCTTCCCAAGCCGTTTTGTAAGATTCTGAAATTGATTTTTTCAGCTTGTGAAAACCTTTATTTATACTAGCATTTTCCATCGTACATTCCATTTCAAACTTTTGAATGAAATGTGCTTGCCAACGTAAGCGAGAAATAAACGCTCCTAAATGACGCTTATGTTCCGATTCTTCTTTTACTACTTTTGCCTTTTGAAACACTTCTCGTATCGATACATTTCCCCAAGCTATGTAAGGAGAAAGTCTACTGCAACTACTTCTCGAAGCTTCTGGTTTTGATATATGATACATGTAATTTTCGTGACGTTTTTCAAAAAACGTATTTGCATAT
This genomic stretch from Tenacibaculum jejuense harbors:
- a CDS encoding RtcB family protein, with the translated sequence MKITGKTLIEMGFKSGKWFPEALEYVNSKDLSNEEIMEYLEQYRPGPEIPLLENHANFSINIKAENNLETENVAKVIDTMEVLMKTPTLVDGAIMPDACPTGPSGNIPVGGVAVAKNAIHPGMHSADICCSVMLTDFGNANPKDVLDAAHSVTHFGFGGRSREDQFRFPSDLLKEIENNVFLNDQKSISAARSHLGTQGDGNHFLFVGKSKKTDNTMLVTHHGSRGFGANLYTKGMKVAERFRKEISPQTLKQNAWIPYETEEGKAYWEALQIIRKWTKKNHEVLHDATLNKLGVEKENRFWNEHNFVFKDGDLFYHAKGATPLDPKFMPDITGPRLIPLNMSEPVLIVEGKTTNTNLGFAPHGAGRNISRTQHRKSKTGTFQEIFEQETKGLDVRFFSDEIDITELPSAYKNAETVRNQMEEFGLGEVIDEVMPYGCIMAGDWEKNAPWKRRRKRNTRK
- a CDS encoding phage repressor protein: MNWKIQKLLNGETIISKEPGNSMLPILKSRQPVVLKPVQWQNCEEGDIVFCKVRGNCFTHLVKGKNEKRGLLIGNNRGHLNGWTKNVYGIVTEILPSK
- a CDS encoding HD domain-containing protein → MKKLTLKERFTQLLSLYSQDNELISSLWNELEKHYKEKHRTYHNLKHLEEIFSYFDRYKDELKDSNLVSFSIFYHDVVYNIWKKDNEEKSADFAVDRLRKLLSKDDLNIIFNQIIATKTHEGSDNDTRFLIDFDLAILGQSSEIYQQYAKLIRKEYKLVPDILYKNGRKKVLHHFIDKPFIYKTNTFTDRYEKQAKFNLKTELNTL
- a CDS encoding helix-turn-helix transcriptional regulator — encoded protein: MASNKNALIRYKTIDQCLRNTMRKWTLNDLIDACSDALYEYEGKDVYVSKRTVQLDIQMMRSDKLGYNAPIEVYQRKYYRYAEEGYSIMNIPVTENDVKVMNNAIQVLRQFKDFSLFREMDGVLQRLEDSVYSSQENNRAIIHLDKNEQLKGLQLIDPLYSAIQKKKVLEITYKSFKARQENILTVHPQLLKEFNNRWFLIVYHKTDFMNLALDRIIKIEEKDELEYIDKAVNGDEYFKNVIGVTVSNSRPKRIEFWIEKRLAPYVITKPFHHTQRLIKETEDGFIFNILVQINFELERVILGYGESIKVLKPEKLRDKISKQLGRAYNNYKSVNSDD
- a CDS encoding WG repeat-containing protein — protein: MGDNILNQHEQLIPYRKGDKYGFCDRNKNIIIKPQYDRAGLFGNGYSIVTINGNRGIINTSGDIIIPFDPFYKSSITTNLFKISKEYEGEIVWGIVNLNREVILPLKYDDIIYRYGNFELEDLQGKKGIANLNGKIIIPVDYEYIEYKKENLYVVYKGRKKGLFTIKGKQLTDFEYKRVKDFSDGLAQVEKNTSDDENSLYGYIDTTGKVIGKIEYEDNSSFYGGFGVVKQNGKYGLIDKQGNIKIETKYDDLEGVYNDVALFQSNGFWGIVSVDGKEILEAQYEKIYFLHKDILVAKHKNKWGLISNKGKKQTEFIFDEIETLASYSFRLYRYDRHNFDKGYLSVSKGSKWGVINAKGEIVIPIHYDRILSFVNDIAVVQKGDKYGLKSVRGLANTEIVYDNINPISSKDHVMIFIFRKDKKLGFLNKKGKEISPAIYDEIEPENNGYYVVTKAGKVGIFNVESGKETTQCIYDRISKAASTASDYISLLEIAQLFHDGKILYIDNNGQEFFE
- a CDS encoding TspO/MBR family protein, encoding MQKSYIRFIIFLIVNFLALYVGVLLMNDGPRTDWYQNLNKAPWTPANWVFGAAWTTIMLLFAFYMTKVSYIYESFDKKLIVLYAVQWFLNVIWNLLFFNKHYTVLGLISITLLWLLIGYITFKHIKQLKYYTILIIPYLVWMTIATSLNAYVVFNN
- a CDS encoding CIA30 family protein, with amino-acid sequence MKYLAFIIMLFAFQDTITVVDFSQSSDISSWKTTSDDVMGGISTSSIALNENGKGVFSGHVSTENNGGFAMVKSTVVVALHENSKKVILRLKGDGKAYQFRVKSSPTDRHWYTQNFTTSGDWETIEIDLNSLYPIFRGNRLRRQNFNHTEIKEIAFLVANKKDEDFKLIIDSIKIN
- a CDS encoding SDR family NAD(P)-dependent oxidoreductase, whose product is MKTILVVGGSKGIGNAIVTSLQETHKVINFSRTEVASHANVTHYSIDILEDELPELSEDINGLVFCPGSINLKPIGRLKLDDFRSDFEINVIGAVKVIQKYINSLKNNNGSVVLFSTVATKLGMPFHASVAASKSAVEGLTKSLAGEFATKVRFNCIAPTVTDTSLAEKLLRNDKQRENMEMRHPLKKFLKAEEVASLANYLLSDHASAISGQVFPIDAGIVSLKL
- a CDS encoding TIGR03643 family protein — its product is MTDRQIDRIIEMAWEDRTTFDAIQFQFGLKEQEVIDLMRREMKPSSFRMWRKRVQGRATKHQAKRPFDKGRFKCTRQRNISNNKVSKR
- a CDS encoding cryptochrome/deoxyribodipyrimidine photo-lyase family protein, with the translated sequence MKKREDIAVVWLKRDLRLHDNEAITNALNSGKRILLLFVFENLLINDDHYSQRHWDFIKQSLVDMNTELKEYNTKILAVNGEIFAVFNQLLNHYNVTDVFSHQETGLLVTFNRDKEFARYCRNNSIEWKENINNGVLRGLLNREDWFDKWESYMYQDILPFDADKEDFVSISEINRISDYFHTTDLVTGDTSDFQQGGRTIAWKYANTFFEKRHENYMYHISKPEASRSSCSRLSPYIAWGNVSIREVFQKAKVVKEESEHKRHLGAFISRLRWQAHFIQKFEMECTMENASINKGFHKLKKSISESYKTAWEEGNTGFPLVDASMRCLNKTGFINFRMRAMLVSFFTHILWQPWQEATHHLSRQFLDFEPGIHFPQLQMQAGETGINNLRIYNPVKNSHDHDPDAIFIKKWVPELAHLPTPFIHEPYLMTHLDQQFNNCVLGKDYPNPIVDIKENRKKASDILWNMLKDGDVKRESLRILRKHTITNRSRMLRDE